The following proteins are co-located in the Clostridiales bacterium genome:
- the rplM gene encoding 50S ribosomal protein L13, which produces MKSFIAKPHEVERKWYIIDAEGKTLGRLATEAASVLRGKRKPIYTPHVDTGDYIIIINAEKVEVTGKKRKDKVYKRHTGYPGGLREITFEKLQAKKPEEIIRHAIKGMMPNGKLGREMYKKLKVYAGPEHKHAAQQPEVWNY; this is translated from the coding sequence ATGAAATCATTTATCGCGAAGCCTCATGAAGTTGAAAGAAAATGGTATATAATCGATGCTGAGGGCAAAACTCTCGGTAGATTAGCTACCGAAGCAGCTTCTGTTTTGAGAGGTAAGAGAAAACCAATTTACACACCACACGTAGATACCGGTGACTATATCATTATTATAAATGCTGAGAAGGTTGAAGTAACTGGAAAGAAGAGAAAAGACAAGGTCTATAAGAGACATACCGGTTACCCGGGCGGACTGCGCGAAATCACTTTTGAAAAGCTGCAGGCTAAGAAACCCGAAGAAATTATCAGACATGCTATCAAAGGCATGATGCCCAACGGAAAGTTAGGCAGAGAAATGTATAAAAAGCTTAAGGTTTATGCTGGTCCGGAACACAAGCACGCAGCACAGCAACCAGAAGTTTGGAATTATTAA
- the rpsI gene encoding 30S ribosomal protein S9, with protein MAKLQYTGTGRRKSSVARVRLIPGKGNITVNKKSLEDYFGMEILKREVRRPFEVAGAEGKFDVVATVRGGGFTGQAGALRHGISRALAGGDREAFRAPLKAAGFLTRDPRMKERKKYGLKKARRASQFSKR; from the coding sequence ATGGCAAAGTTGCAATATACAGGTACTGGTAGAAGAAAATCTTCTGTTGCTAGAGTCAGATTAATCCCTGGTAAAGGCAATATCACAGTAAACAAAAAATCATTGGAAGACTATTTCGGAATGGAAATCCTCAAGAGAGAGGTTAGAAGACCATTTGAAGTTGCAGGTGCAGAAGGCAAGTTTGATGTCGTAGCTACAGTAAGAGGCGGCGGATTTACAGGTCAGGCTGGTGCACTGAGACACGGAATTTCCAGAGCTCTCGCAGGCGGAGACAGAGAAGCATTCAGAGCACCTTTAAAGGCTGCTGGCTTCCTGACCAGAGATCCGAGAATGAAGGAAAGAAAGAAATACGGACTTAAAAAAGCGAGAAGAGCATCCCAGTTCAGCAAACGTTAA
- a CDS encoding PAS domain-containing protein, which translates to MLKEQEAHEARRSYIVEENGIVTYASDFFYETTKFHFHEIVGKSTEFILHDLLRIHGNQLYDGEKTETYLFTKFLEARKVNFQRIAREDGVLCYYIEEVQGWRMEQNSQYVKRLLLDNVKGVGFFTVPDFMLYETNQHFLDHLPNPFNSKDAVYGRMISEFFPGFDGSEEEEAWMEAAAKNHTCYVREKKSVLGGDEICFLDYTLTPIEKSGQVESILLVMEDVTERVLNRKRVAAQASMIRQQNELLEAVIENLNDVIIIYDGQGRVLLSNAESRRVYPHVYLDVPVDEVHTGYKCFDFENQEIPRENLPAFRVLKGERIKNMVMKVKSKEKVSIVEANAVPVYNSDNQLIAAIISHHDITQMKEFEEKLYQHKELLEIILDNSYDNISVVDRHGNYIYNKNNIVKEAAEKFTDVNEVFRAVEYYDIDGNEIPLERMVPNRVKNGERIKDELVVVKVSGEEYYLLYSGTPIYDDKGNFLYGIGYSRNFSEIVKSQNALKDAQEKLLKSEQEKNDVLTESLNLKDEFLYLITHEFRTPLTVIKSAIQTMELKYRDMPDKAVRYLKTIKQNVNRQIRLVNNLLDITRISSGNIKLNNGNYDIVFLTKSIVESIQSIAQQKKIKVTFSTELKRKVICFDEEKFERILLNLLSNSIKFTRPGKTIQVVLYAKKLGNKRMVCIGVQDEGIGIPKEKQSCIFERFGQVNNCESREAEGTGIGLHLVKLFVTVMGGDISLESEEGVGSTFTVMFPEIKPMNGPSALEKTSSIESVNKLIQMEAVELSDIYL; encoded by the coding sequence ATGCTGAAAGAACAGGAAGCACACGAAGCACGCAGAAGTTATATCGTTGAAGAGAATGGAATCGTCACTTATGCAAGTGATTTTTTTTATGAGACTACAAAGTTCCATTTTCACGAAATTGTTGGGAAAAGTACGGAATTTATTCTTCATGATTTACTCCGCATACACGGAAATCAGTTATATGATGGCGAGAAGACAGAGACTTACCTCTTCACCAAATTTTTGGAAGCAAGGAAGGTAAATTTCCAGAGGATTGCCAGAGAAGACGGCGTCCTTTGTTATTACATTGAAGAGGTGCAGGGCTGGAGGATGGAACAGAACAGCCAATATGTGAAGCGGTTGCTCCTTGACAACGTAAAAGGAGTGGGTTTTTTTACGGTTCCTGATTTCATGCTCTACGAGACCAATCAACATTTCCTGGATCACCTTCCAAACCCATTCAATTCCAAAGATGCTGTATATGGAAGAATGATCAGTGAGTTTTTTCCGGGATTTGATGGCAGTGAAGAAGAAGAAGCTTGGATGGAAGCTGCCGCAAAAAATCATACATGCTATGTTAGGGAAAAGAAAAGTGTGCTGGGAGGAGATGAAATCTGCTTTTTAGACTATACGCTGACACCGATAGAAAAAAGCGGTCAGGTGGAGTCCATTCTACTTGTCATGGAGGATGTTACTGAACGTGTGCTGAATAGAAAACGTGTAGCAGCCCAGGCAAGTATGATTCGGCAGCAAAACGAACTGCTAGAAGCAGTGATCGAGAATTTAAATGATGTAATTATCATCTATGACGGGCAGGGTAGAGTACTGCTGTCAAATGCCGAGTCACGCCGGGTTTACCCTCACGTCTATCTTGATGTGCCGGTCGATGAGGTCCACACAGGTTATAAGTGTTTTGACTTTGAAAATCAAGAGATTCCCAGAGAAAATCTCCCTGCATTTCGGGTTCTGAAGGGAGAGCGGATCAAGAATATGGTGATGAAGGTAAAGAGCAAGGAAAAGGTAAGTATTGTTGAAGCAAATGCGGTGCCTGTTTATAATTCAGATAATCAATTGATTGCTGCAATCATATCTCACCACGATATCACCCAGATGAAAGAGTTTGAGGAGAAATTGTATCAGCATAAGGAATTGCTGGAGATTATTTTGGATAATTCTTATGACAACATATCTGTCGTGGATCGGCATGGAAATTATATCTATAATAAGAATAACATTGTAAAGGAAGCTGCTGAGAAATTTACTGATGTCAATGAGGTCTTTCGGGCAGTCGAATATTATGATATAGACGGTAATGAGATTCCCCTTGAAAGAATGGTTCCAAATCGTGTCAAAAATGGGGAGAGGATCAAGGATGAGCTTGTTGTGGTTAAGGTTTCTGGAGAAGAGTATTATCTTCTTTACAGCGGAACGCCCATATATGATGATAAGGGCAACTTTTTATATGGAATAGGCTATAGCCGCAACTTCTCGGAAATTGTAAAAAGTCAGAATGCACTAAAAGATGCCCAGGAAAAGCTGCTAAAGTCAGAGCAGGAAAAAAATGATGTTCTTACAGAGTCTTTGAACTTAAAAGACGAGTTTCTATATTTAATCACTCATGAATTTCGCACTCCGCTGACGGTAATCAAGTCGGCAATTCAGACCATGGAACTGAAATATAGAGATATGCCAGATAAGGCGGTAAGATATCTGAAAACAATCAAACAAAATGTAAACAGGCAAATTCGGCTGGTTAACAATCTGCTGGACATTACAAGAATCAGCTCCGGGAATATCAAATTAAACAATGGGAATTACGATATCGTATTCCTAACGAAATCAATTGTAGAGTCCATTCAATCCATCGCACAACAGAAGAAAATCAAGGTTACTTTTTCAACGGAGCTGAAGAGGAAAGTGATCTGTTTTGATGAAGAGAAATTTGAACGAATCCTGCTCAATCTTCTTTCCAATTCAATCAAATTCACGCGTCCGGGAAAAACGATTCAAGTCGTTCTTTACGCGAAGAAGCTCGGAAACAAACGCATGGTCTGTATCGGGGTTCAGGATGAAGGTATCGGTATCCCAAAAGAAAAGCAAAGCTGTATTTTTGAGCGCTTTGGACAGGTGAATAACTGTGAGTCAAGAGAGGCAGAGGGCACCGGAATAGGGCTCCATCTTGTAAAGTTATTCGTTACAGTGATGGGAGGGGATATTAGCCTGGAGAGTGAAGAAGGAGTTGGAAGCACTTTTACAGTTATGTTCCCGGAAATAAAACCAATGAACGGCCCATCTGCTCTGGAGAAAACCAGTTCGATAGAAAGTGTAAATAAGCTGATTCAAATGGAAGCGGTCGAGCTGTCGGACATCTATTTATAG
- a CDS encoding ABC transporter permease, with translation MNNRDLIGLAFRNLLRRKTRTILAVVGVVVGTCAIVVMLSIGFGLSASFQEQIESYGNLHLVNVYGGGGGRAYPTGGGSGSEKDGILNDRAITKMEKIEGVDAVTPTFQEYLSFGVGKYIAQASVIGIRPEVMQKFGYELQDGRMLGAGDKFEVVFGNQVPSWFYNPKKTWGSSWGGEAQVDVITNKMIITADEWYGQKRPQGSNEEKVTYKEYKIKGVGILANPSDDSAYNVYMSLEGLQIIRDEAKRARKETVSRQDDTYESAMVYVGDINDVEDVSNKIREMGFQTNSLNDWLKSMQDTARMIQGILGGIGAISLLVAALGITNTMIMAIYERTKEIGIMKVIGANLRDIRKMFLLESGMIGFLGGILGLILSFILSLLMNTVLSGIMSVMLGSIGGGGSTVSIIPWWVAVGSLVFSTAIGIIAGYSPARRAMRLSALESLRNE, from the coding sequence ATGAATAATCGGGATTTAATCGGCCTGGCCTTCCGCAACCTGCTCCGGAGAAAGACGAGAACCATACTGGCCGTCGTCGGTGTTGTGGTGGGGACCTGCGCCATCGTCGTAATGCTTTCCATTGGTTTCGGGCTTTCTGCCAGCTTCCAGGAACAGATCGAAAGCTATGGGAATCTCCACCTAGTCAATGTCTACGGCGGAGGAGGAGGCAGGGCTTATCCGACAGGCGGAGGCAGTGGAAGTGAAAAAGACGGCATATTAAACGACAGAGCAATTACGAAAATGGAAAAAATAGAAGGGGTCGATGCGGTAACCCCGACGTTTCAGGAATATCTCTCCTTCGGAGTGGGCAAGTATATTGCCCAGGCTTCAGTCATCGGCATCCGGCCGGAGGTGATGCAGAAATTCGGCTACGAGCTCCAGGACGGAAGAATGCTTGGAGCGGGAGATAAATTTGAGGTGGTCTTCGGCAATCAGGTGCCCAGCTGGTTCTATAACCCGAAAAAGACCTGGGGCAGCTCTTGGGGCGGAGAAGCCCAGGTGGATGTGATCACCAACAAGATGATTATTACAGCAGACGAATGGTATGGACAGAAGCGACCTCAAGGCAGTAATGAGGAAAAAGTTACATACAAGGAGTATAAAATAAAAGGTGTCGGCATCCTGGCCAATCCCAGCGATGACTCTGCTTATAACGTCTATATGAGCCTGGAGGGCCTGCAAATCATAAGAGATGAGGCGAAGCGGGCGCGCAAAGAGACCGTCTCCAGGCAGGATGATACCTATGAGTCCGCCATGGTCTATGTGGGCGATATCAATGACGTGGAGGATGTGAGCAATAAAATTAGAGAGATGGGCTTTCAGACCAACAGCCTCAACGACTGGCTGAAATCCATGCAGGATACCGCCAGAATGATCCAGGGAATCCTGGGTGGCATTGGTGCGATCTCCCTGCTGGTAGCGGCTTTGGGAATCACCAATACAATGATTATGGCCATTTATGAACGCACAAAGGAAATTGGCATCATGAAGGTCATCGGGGCAAATCTGCGGGATATTCGCAAGATGTTCCTTCTTGAATCCGGCATGATCGGTTTTCTCGGCGGAATCCTCGGACTGATTCTGAGCTTCATTCTTTCTTTGTTGATGAATACGGTTCTGAGTGGTATCATGTCTGTAATGCTTGGCTCCATCGGCGGAGGGGGTTCTACGGTCTCCATCATTCCATGGTGGGTTGCGGTGGGCTCACTGGTATTCTCGACGGCAATCGGAATTATCGCCGGATATTCTCCTGCCAGAAGAGCAATGCGTTTAAGTGCATTGGAAAGCTTGAGGAACGAATAG
- a CDS encoding lactoylglutathione lyase, translated as MKFKLVHNNLNVFDLEKSLQFYEEALGLKEVRRKEASDGSFILVFIANEESAHQIELTWLRDKKEPYNLGDNEVHIAFRVDDYEGAYAKHKEMGCICYENPGMGIYFICDPDGYWLEVIPYR; from the coding sequence ATGAAATTTAAACTCGTGCATAACAACCTAAATGTATTTGATCTGGAAAAGTCCCTTCAGTTTTATGAAGAGGCACTTGGGCTGAAAGAAGTGAGAAGAAAGGAAGCCTCGGACGGGTCCTTCATTCTAGTTTTTATCGCAAATGAGGAGTCTGCTCACCAGATTGAGCTAACCTGGCTCAGAGATAAAAAAGAACCATACAATCTTGGTGACAATGAAGTCCATATTGCCTTCAGAGTAGATGATTATGAGGGAGCTTATGCAAAGCATAAAGAGATGGGCTGCATATGCTATGAAAACCCCGGCATGGGCATCTACTTTATCTGCGATCCTGACGGATACTGGCTGGAGGTTATCCCCTACAGATAG
- a CDS encoding ABC transporter ATP-binding protein: protein MEPFIQVKNVRKVYRMGEERVVALDNVSLDIFKGEVVCFLGSSGSGKSTFLNMVAGLEKPTKGEIHIGGIPIHTLNEENITLFRQKNIGFIFQAYHLLPMFTAVENVSLSLIFAGVEKKKREKMAKETLAEVGLTGYENRKPSQMSGGQQQRVGIARALVGNPKIIFADEPTGNLDTHTSKEVMEIMMRKVREFNGTLIIVTHDKKIAEYADRVVTIQDGNILSIEDNREKSP, encoded by the coding sequence ATGGAGCCGTTCATTCAAGTCAAAAATGTCCGCAAGGTTTATCGGATGGGAGAGGAACGCGTCGTTGCTTTGGACAATGTGAGCCTTGATATTTTTAAAGGTGAAGTTGTCTGTTTTCTTGGATCTTCAGGCTCAGGAAAATCGACATTTCTAAATATGGTCGCGGGGCTGGAAAAGCCTACCAAAGGGGAAATTCACATTGGAGGAATTCCGATCCATACACTGAATGAAGAGAATATTACTCTTTTCAGACAGAAGAATATTGGATTCATCTTTCAGGCATATCATCTTCTGCCCATGTTTACAGCAGTCGAAAATGTCAGTCTATCGCTGATTTTTGCTGGTGTTGAGAAAAAGAAACGAGAGAAGATGGCAAAAGAGACCTTGGCGGAGGTAGGTCTAACCGGGTATGAAAATCGAAAGCCGTCGCAGATGAGCGGAGGCCAGCAGCAAAGGGTCGGCATTGCCAGAGCCCTGGTAGGAAACCCAAAGATTATCTTCGCGGATGAGCCTACCGGAAATCTGGATACCCATACTTCGAAAGAAGTAATGGAGATCATGATGCGCAAAGTCAGGGAATTTAACGGGACGCTGATCATCGTAACCCATGACAAAAAGATTGCAGAGTATGCGGACCGGGTGGTTACCATACAGGATGGCAATATTCTGTCCATTGAGGATAATCGGGAGAAAAGTCCGTAA
- a CDS encoding glycerate kinase, translated as MRFVFAPDSFKGSFTSREIIDCLTRYAEKYFPEAELVGIPMADGGEGTVEALISSLGGVKEDVKVVGPMGVETKAVIGYLHDGKTAVLEMAQASGLALAGRNNDPLKATSYGTGQMIRHALDRGVENIVIGIGGSATNDGGMGAMTALGVTFLDSRGRTLTGCGENLGKVAAVEPGNLLIRASEARISVICDVTNPLLGENGATYVYGPQKGVRKDELKALDTAMEHYIQQVECRLGRALRQLPGAGAAGGMGAALSGFLNAELKPGIEVILDLAGFDRIAQSASLVITGEGRIDRQSLEFGKVPFGVMKRCKPHGVPVLILAGSMGREANSVLESKQVSIMTSVNDVMTIEEAMENSEELLESAVERLFLMLKIGHNLR; from the coding sequence ATGAGGTTTGTATTTGCACCGGACTCCTTCAAGGGGTCTTTTACTTCCAGAGAGATAATCGACTGTTTGACACGTTATGCAGAAAAATACTTTCCGGAGGCGGAATTGGTTGGAATCCCCATGGCAGACGGTGGCGAAGGCACCGTTGAAGCGCTCATCTCCTCTTTGGGCGGTGTCAAAGAGGACGTGAAGGTTGTAGGACCTATGGGAGTAGAGACGAAGGCTGTAATCGGCTATCTTCATGATGGAAAAACAGCGGTTTTAGAGATGGCGCAGGCGTCTGGGCTTGCCCTGGCGGGCAGGAATAACGATCCGCTGAAAGCAACTTCCTACGGTACCGGGCAGATGATCCGTCATGCCTTGGACAGGGGAGTTGAGAATATTGTAATCGGGATCGGGGGCAGCGCGACCAACGACGGGGGTATGGGTGCAATGACCGCTCTCGGCGTCACCTTTCTGGATTCGCGGGGAAGAACCCTCACCGGATGCGGAGAAAACCTTGGGAAGGTGGCAGCTGTTGAACCGGGAAATCTTCTGATCCGCGCATCAGAAGCCAGAATTTCTGTCATTTGCGACGTAACGAATCCTCTTTTAGGTGAGAATGGGGCCACCTATGTCTACGGCCCTCAAAAGGGCGTTCGAAAGGATGAGCTTAAGGCTCTGGACACCGCAATGGAACATTATATTCAGCAAGTGGAGTGTAGGCTTGGAAGAGCGCTCAGACAGCTGCCGGGAGCAGGAGCTGCAGGCGGAATGGGCGCTGCCCTCAGCGGGTTTTTAAATGCAGAGCTGAAGCCGGGAATCGAAGTGATCCTTGATCTGGCGGGTTTTGATCGAATTGCCCAGAGTGCGTCCTTGGTAATCACCGGAGAAGGCAGGATCGACCGGCAATCATTGGAATTCGGAAAAGTTCCTTTCGGTGTGATGAAGCGCTGCAAACCACATGGTGTTCCGGTTTTGATTCTTGCAGGAAGCATGGGAAGAGAGGCAAACTCTGTATTGGAGAGCAAGCAGGTAAGCATTATGACATCGGTGAATGATGTGATGACCATCGAGGAAGCTATGGAAAATTCCGAAGAACTGCTTGAATCTGCGGTGGAGAGACTGTTCCTTATGCTTAAGATTGGACACAATTTGAGGTAA
- a CDS encoding cell wall hydrolase translates to MYKFFPTCPQSRHQRISPVTAIHSLFIIPESRPHGEDLEGNMLEDKQKNTMVWKAVCVLAALMIGAFLGSPASKGFTGQISEAISGITIQAVKMQYIHKEDTAPEKQLKADQEIKTGEKSNTTDATSKPSVQETEEKSEPNADAASIENTASAGITETAAAVSPAPAFSTPANEDAAGLVTNANRGGAASRKEVDVLIHLINAEAYGLSYKAKVAVGQVVMNRWTGPYYGDDLLAIMTAPHQFTPIYNGSAYKKKIEQDSVTAAYAVLSGTGVAELTDDTYYFVNPDFTQDKTIETKMQFVCEIEGMHFFKPPAK, encoded by the coding sequence ATGTATAAATTTTTTCCAACCTGTCCACAATCAAGGCATCAAAGGATTTCACCCGTCACAGCAATACATTCTCTTTTCATTATACCAGAATCCAGGCCACATGGTGAAGATTTGGAGGGTAATATGTTAGAGGATAAGCAAAAGAATACAATGGTATGGAAAGCGGTTTGTGTCCTTGCGGCGCTGATGATTGGAGCATTTCTTGGCTCCCCTGCTTCAAAAGGATTCACAGGACAAATTTCAGAAGCAATCTCGGGAATCACCATTCAAGCAGTAAAAATGCAATATATACATAAGGAAGATACCGCTCCCGAAAAACAATTGAAGGCTGATCAAGAGATCAAGACCGGCGAAAAAAGCAATACAACAGATGCAACAAGCAAGCCGTCAGTTCAGGAAACAGAAGAGAAGTCAGAACCGAATGCAGACGCTGCATCAATTGAAAATACTGCTTCGGCTGGAATCACTGAAACTGCAGCAGCTGTATCACCAGCACCTGCCTTCAGTACGCCGGCAAATGAAGATGCAGCCGGTCTCGTCACCAACGCCAACAGAGGCGGTGCCGCTTCAAGAAAAGAAGTTGACGTTTTGATTCACCTGATCAACGCAGAAGCATATGGTCTGTCTTACAAGGCCAAGGTTGCCGTCGGACAGGTTGTTATGAATCGCTGGACAGGCCCCTATTACGGAGACGATCTTTTAGCGATCATGACAGCACCTCATCAATTTACACCGATTTATAACGGCTCAGCTTACAAGAAGAAAATTGAACAGGATTCCGTAACAGCCGCTTATGCAGTACTTTCCGGCACAGGGGTTGCTGAACTCACTGATGACACCTACTATTTTGTAAACCCGGATTTCACCCAAGACAAAACCATCGAAACGAAAATGCAGTTTGTTTGCGAAATTGAAGGGATGCATTTCTTTAAGCCCCCTGCAAAATAA